One stretch of Acholeplasma laidlawii PG-8A DNA includes these proteins:
- a CDS encoding putative bifunctional diguanylate cyclase/phosphodiesterase has protein sequence MLNNFLNKNSKFTYSSFTKWLIILLMVVVVALIVYIFGGSRYSYTHLMYIPILIAGYALGFWQTIVIALISGLILGPFMPQDVQAEIMQPATTWVFRVVIFIAIGAINALLNKQIKAYQKLELERLYVSSITNYPNMNKLKYDLDEFIESKTPFSLLGFRIVNMNSIRQNMTYEIGTKVLIKISEMLSDNHKNMVYSISSNEITAIIPSSDYSYALGIGNDLINQTADSIQIDKYRIGILLNGSIVQYPVHIKDAHDALKKSAMILDQTTNDFGIHEFDDEMERRSKLHGELIPELLHAIKNDQFHLVYQPKICLKGEGHKSVEALLRWHHPFKGTISPLVFIPVAEEAGLMTEITRIVIRRVIEELKYLKSVGLEIKASINISPRDFNHDGFTSFIKHILTDCEIDPSLIELEVTERSVLDKSQRVIELFKEFRQMGIKISLDDFGTGYNSLIHLVNVPMDFVKLDRSFITNITKPNYQKMIEKLISLAHDLNIKVIAEGVETKEQLNILKSMNCDIVQGYYLSKPLEREDLEAFYKNMV, from the coding sequence ATGCTTAATAACTTTTTAAACAAGAATTCAAAGTTTACATATAGTTCCTTTACAAAATGGCTGATAATCTTATTAATGGTTGTAGTTGTTGCTTTAATTGTCTATATTTTTGGTGGTTCAAGATATTCTTATACCCACCTGATGTATATACCAATTCTAATTGCAGGATATGCATTAGGCTTTTGGCAAACCATTGTGATTGCGCTTATTTCAGGCTTAATCCTTGGTCCCTTTATGCCACAAGATGTTCAGGCAGAGATTATGCAACCGGCTACGACTTGGGTATTTAGAGTGGTTATATTTATAGCAATTGGTGCTATCAACGCCTTATTAAATAAACAAATAAAGGCATATCAAAAATTGGAACTTGAAAGATTATATGTTAGTAGTATAACAAACTACCCTAACATGAATAAATTAAAATATGATTTAGATGAATTTATTGAATCTAAAACACCGTTTTCATTATTAGGATTTAGAATTGTTAATATGAATAGTATTAGACAAAATATGACCTATGAAATTGGGACTAAGGTTTTAATTAAAATATCTGAAATGCTTTCGGATAATCATAAAAACATGGTTTATTCTATAAGTTCTAATGAAATTACAGCAATTATCCCATCCTCGGATTATAGCTACGCGCTTGGGATAGGAAATGATCTAATTAATCAGACTGCTGATTCCATCCAAATAGACAAATATAGAATAGGAATCTTATTAAATGGAAGTATTGTTCAATATCCAGTACACATAAAAGATGCCCATGATGCATTAAAAAAATCAGCTATGATTTTAGATCAAACAACTAATGACTTTGGTATTCATGAATTTGATGATGAAATGGAAAGAAGAAGTAAATTGCATGGTGAGCTTATACCTGAATTACTTCATGCAATAAAAAATGATCAATTTCACTTAGTATATCAACCTAAAATATGTCTAAAGGGTGAGGGACATAAAAGTGTAGAAGCGCTATTAAGATGGCACCACCCATTTAAGGGTACAATTAGTCCTTTAGTGTTCATACCAGTTGCTGAAGAAGCAGGGCTTATGACGGAAATAACAAGAATCGTTATAAGGAGAGTAATCGAAGAATTAAAGTACCTAAAATCCGTAGGACTTGAAATTAAAGCATCCATCAATATATCCCCGAGAGATTTTAATCATGATGGTTTTACTTCATTCATTAAGCATATATTAACTGATTGTGAGATTGACCCTTCTTTAATAGAACTAGAAGTTACTGAAAGAAGTGTACTTGATAAAAGTCAAAGAGTCATAGAGCTTTTTAAAGAATTTAGACAGATGGGCATTAAAATATCATTAGATGATTTTGGTACTGGGTACAATTCATTAATACACCTAGTCAATGTACCAATGGATTTTGTTAAACTGGATAGATCATTTATCACAAATATAACAAAGCCAAATTACCAAAAAATGATAGAAAAATTAATAAGCTTAGCACATGATTTGAATATTAAAGTTATTGCAGAAGGGGTTGAAACGAAAGAACAACTCAATATACTTAAAAGTATGAACTGTGACATTGTACAAGGCTATTACCTATCTAAACCTCTAGAAAGAGAAGACCTTGAAGCGTTTTATAAAAATATGGTATAA
- a CDS encoding diacylglycerol/lipid kinase family protein: MEIILYNPLSNKGKNIKIAEKLHKKAIKEERSSKIVNLLEIGDVEKFLNGYNEEDRMILIGGDGTLNRVVNQIKGIEIKPQIYMYKAGTGNDFMRSIKSKKHLVDIKPYIQNLPILKVNGKEELFLNGAGVGLDGLVCYNVNTSKESKNKSNYFKNAFKSFMSYKPVSVLIDVDGKVWEENKVWFVTAMNAPYFGGGMKLAPKKLRKLNHLELVVIKKVPRWLIFMIFPTIYLGWHKIFRNFVRFYKGQHIKVSMLTDSYLQRDGEHEYPVREFEVFKNK; the protein is encoded by the coding sequence ATGGAGATAATCTTATATAACCCATTATCAAACAAGGGCAAAAATATAAAAATTGCAGAAAAACTTCATAAAAAAGCAATCAAAGAAGAGAGATCATCTAAAATTGTTAACCTACTTGAAATAGGGGATGTTGAAAAGTTTTTAAATGGTTATAATGAAGAGGATCGTATGATCTTAATTGGTGGTGATGGTACTTTAAACCGTGTTGTAAACCAAATTAAAGGTATTGAAATAAAACCACAGATCTATATGTATAAAGCAGGTACCGGTAATGATTTTATGCGCAGCATTAAATCCAAAAAGCACTTGGTTGACATTAAACCATACATTCAAAATCTACCAATCTTAAAAGTAAATGGTAAAGAAGAATTATTTTTAAATGGTGCTGGTGTTGGTCTTGATGGACTTGTTTGTTATAATGTGAACACTTCTAAGGAATCTAAGAATAAATCAAACTATTTTAAGAATGCTTTTAAATCATTTATGTCTTATAAACCAGTATCGGTGTTAATTGATGTCGATGGTAAGGTATGGGAAGAAAATAAAGTTTGGTTTGTCACAGCAATGAACGCACCTTATTTTGGTGGCGGTATGAAACTCGCACCTAAAAAATTACGGAAACTTAATCATTTAGAATTGGTAGTCATAAAAAAGGTACCTAGATGGTTGATTTTTATGATATTTCCAACTATCTATTTAGGATGGCATAAAATATTTAGAAATTTTGTAAGATTTTACAAAGGACAACACATCAAAGTATCGATGTTAACAGATAGCTATCTTCAAAGAGATGGTGAACATGAATATCCTGTAAGAGAGTTTGAAGTATTTAAAAATAAATAG
- the tyrS gene encoding tyrosine--tRNA ligase, producing the protein MDLFKQLEYRGMVKDVSDLELAKQLLNEQKIKFYVGYDPTGESLTVGHLVQIVRMLYLQKHGHTPVVLIGGGTGLIGDPRETSERSLLTLEKSLENAQKIENQIKGLIKGNVEFVNNYEWLSKIDLISFLRDYGKHFSVSYMLHKDTVQKRLESGISYTEFSYMILQSIDWLNLYQNRDVKIQFGGSDQWGNLTSGLELIRRVLGKNDAVGLSSPLLLKADGTKFGKSESGALWLDKELTSPYELYQYFLNSSDTDIEQFLKLLTLIEQDEIEAILETHREKPELRHAQKVLAKAVVELVHGKEELETALQVTEALFSGEFNGLTKSAYKTLESVIDVVRFNGESLIELVVKSKLASSNREAREFISNGAISIQGEKITDSMYNVGETSKAFDTYAIIRRGKKKYALIVF; encoded by the coding sequence ATGGACTTATTTAAACAACTAGAATATAGAGGCATGGTCAAAGATGTTAGTGATCTTGAACTTGCTAAACAATTATTAAATGAACAAAAAATTAAATTTTATGTGGGTTATGACCCAACAGGTGAATCTTTAACAGTCGGACACTTAGTCCAAATTGTACGTATGTTATACCTACAAAAACATGGACATACACCGGTTGTATTAATTGGTGGTGGTACAGGTTTGATTGGAGATCCAAGAGAAACAAGTGAACGTTCTTTATTAACACTTGAAAAATCACTTGAAAATGCTCAGAAAATTGAAAACCAAATCAAAGGACTTATTAAAGGTAATGTAGAGTTTGTAAATAACTATGAATGGTTATCTAAAATCGATTTAATTAGTTTCTTAAGAGATTATGGAAAACATTTTAGTGTATCTTATATGTTACATAAAGATACGGTTCAAAAAAGATTAGAATCAGGTATTTCTTATACAGAGTTTTCTTATATGATTTTACAGTCCATTGACTGGTTAAATCTATACCAAAACCGTGATGTTAAAATTCAATTTGGTGGATCAGACCAATGGGGTAACTTAACATCTGGATTAGAACTGATTCGCCGTGTATTAGGTAAAAATGATGCAGTTGGATTATCTAGCCCACTATTATTAAAAGCGGATGGTACAAAATTTGGTAAATCAGAATCTGGTGCATTATGGCTAGATAAAGAACTTACATCACCTTATGAGTTATACCAATACTTTTTAAATAGTAGTGATACAGATATTGAACAATTCTTAAAACTTCTAACATTAATTGAACAAGATGAGATTGAAGCCATTTTAGAAACACACCGTGAAAAACCAGAGCTACGCCACGCTCAAAAAGTATTAGCTAAAGCGGTTGTAGAATTAGTACATGGTAAAGAAGAATTAGAAACTGCACTCCAAGTAACAGAAGCATTATTTAGTGGTGAGTTTAATGGTTTAACAAAATCAGCTTATAAGACACTAGAAAGCGTTATTGACGTGGTGCGTTTTAATGGTGAAAGTTTAATTGAGCTTGTAGTAAAATCAAAACTTGCTTCCTCTAACAGAGAAGCAAGAGAGTTTATTTCAAATGGTGCTATAAGTATTCAAGGTGAAAAGATAACAGATTCCATGTATAATGTAGGAGAAACATCAAAAGCATTTGATACATATGCAATCATTAGAAGAGGGAAGAAAAAATACGCACTCATCGTATTTTAA
- a CDS encoding LacI family DNA-binding transcriptional regulator has translation MSNATIYDVAGAAGVSLATVSRVLNSPEKVKEETRLRVLKVIKELGYRPNVIARGLASRKTTTVGVVISDITRASVSEMLGGIADIAEKYKYSIKLFTIHDEADVLDTLQNIVAEQVDGILYLNDELSDKDVELIKRMFNENKIPYVFANVATSDPIVPTVSIDYVKAGYEITKKLIEKNCKDIYLLSTARRYSVNDKKEEGYTKAMVEAKLEPMIFRTSGDTSINKPHFETFFADINVDGAIAVRDSIAVSFLNTAINNGKKVPENLKIAGFQNTKYATLSRPELTSIDIPVYDIGAVSMRLLTKLMQSQDVENTRIILPHRIINRESI, from the coding sequence ATGAGTAATGCAACTATTTATGACGTTGCTGGGGCTGCAGGTGTTTCATTAGCTACAGTTTCCAGAGTTTTAAATTCACCAGAGAAGGTTAAAGAAGAAACGCGTTTACGTGTTTTAAAAGTAATTAAAGAGTTAGGTTATAGACCAAACGTTATCGCTAGAGGTCTAGCGAGTAGAAAAACAACAACAGTCGGTGTTGTCATTTCAGATATTACTAGAGCATCTGTTTCTGAAATGTTAGGCGGTATTGCTGATATTGCTGAAAAGTATAAATATTCTATTAAACTTTTTACCATACATGATGAAGCTGATGTACTAGATACCTTACAAAATATTGTTGCAGAACAAGTGGATGGCATTCTTTATTTAAATGATGAATTAAGCGATAAAGATGTTGAATTAATTAAACGTATGTTTAATGAAAACAAGATTCCTTATGTGTTTGCTAATGTTGCAACATCAGATCCAATCGTACCTACTGTATCGATTGACTATGTTAAAGCAGGATATGAAATTACTAAAAAATTAATTGAAAAGAACTGTAAAGACATTTACTTACTATCAACAGCTAGAAGATATAGTGTGAATGATAAAAAAGAAGAAGGTTATACAAAGGCTATGGTTGAAGCTAAACTTGAACCAATGATTTTTAGAACCAGTGGTGACACATCGATTAATAAACCGCACTTTGAGACATTCTTTGCAGATATTAATGTAGATGGGGCAATTGCAGTTAGAGACTCTATTGCAGTATCATTTTTAAACACAGCAATCAATAACGGTAAAAAAGTGCCAGAGAACTTAAAAATTGCTGGTTTCCAAAATACCAAGTATGCAACATTATCAAGACCTGAATTAACATCTATTGATATTCCAGTATATGATATTGGTGCTGTTTCTATGAGATTATTAACCAAGTTAATGCAATCTCAAGATGTTGAAAATACAAGAATCATCTTACCTCACAGAATTATTAACAGAGAATCAATTTAA
- the rplS gene encoding 50S ribosomal protein L19 produces MAKLKGQALIAEITKKHLMERPSFNAGDTVGVYVKIKEGAKERIQLFEGLVIKRQGAGIGETFTVRKLSSGIGVERTFPVHSPAVDRIEVIRYGVVRRAKLNYIRTLSKKAARIKERKQN; encoded by the coding sequence ATGGCAAAACTAAAAGGTCAAGCGTTAATCGCTGAAATCACAAAAAAGCACTTAATGGAACGCCCAAGTTTTAACGCAGGAGACACTGTTGGTGTTTACGTTAAAATTAAAGAAGGCGCGAAAGAAAGAATCCAGTTATTTGAAGGTTTAGTAATTAAACGTCAAGGCGCTGGCATTGGTGAAACATTTACAGTACGTAAATTATCAAGTGGTATTGGTGTTGAAAGAACATTCCCAGTACACTCACCTGCAGTAGATCGTATTGAAGTCATTCGTTACGGTGTGGTACGTAGAGCTAAATTAAATTACATCCGTACTTTAAGTAAAAAAGCTGCACGTATTAAAGAAAGAAAACAAAACTAA
- the trmD gene encoding tRNA (guanosine(37)-N1)-methyltransferase TrmD, translating into MIIDIITIFPNFFDQFLTTSKIKHAIEDKRVEINIHDLRLYTDLKGGKIDDTPYGGGAGMLMIYPPFHKLINKLKTKDTYTVLLSPQGNVFNQQVATKWRDEIKHLILICGHYEGIDDRIQNLIDEEISIGDYVLTGGEIPAMVITDSITRLIPGVINEASYMEDTHQQGLLKYPQYTKPDEYLGMSVPDILKSGHHEKIRLWRLEKSLEKTYLKRPDLLVNRDLTKEESKILSKIKKNLESQ; encoded by the coding sequence ATGATTATTGATATTATTACAATCTTCCCAAACTTCTTTGATCAATTTTTAACAACATCTAAAATCAAGCATGCAATCGAAGATAAGCGTGTGGAAATCAATATCCACGACTTAAGATTGTATACCGATTTAAAAGGTGGAAAAATTGATGATACACCCTATGGTGGTGGTGCGGGTATGTTAATGATCTATCCACCTTTTCATAAACTTATTAACAAATTAAAAACTAAAGATACGTATACAGTTTTATTATCACCACAAGGTAATGTCTTCAATCAACAAGTAGCAACCAAGTGGCGTGATGAAATTAAACACTTAATTTTAATTTGTGGGCATTATGAAGGTATTGATGATCGTATTCAAAACTTAATCGATGAAGAAATAAGTATTGGTGATTATGTATTAACTGGCGGTGAGATACCTGCAATGGTGATTACAGACAGTATTACAAGGTTAATTCCTGGTGTGATTAATGAAGCATCTTACATGGAAGATACCCATCAACAAGGGTTACTTAAATACCCACAATATACTAAACCTGATGAATATTTAGGCATGAGCGTTCCAGATATATTAAAATCTGGACATCATGAAAAAATTAGATTATGGCGCTTAGAGAAGAGTTTAGAGAAAACATATCTCAAAAGACCTGATTTATTAGTGAATAGAGATCTTACCAAGGAAGAAAGTAAGATATTAAGTAAAATAAAAAAAAATCTTGAATCCCAATAG
- the rimM gene encoding ribosome maturation factor RimM (Essential for efficient processing of 16S rRNA) — MLYSIGKVVQTHGIKGEVKIKPHTDFDRFVKGFDVIIKDTKYKIQTVREQKDLLLVSFVGYPTLTDVEHLKQQEIYTDEEPLDLESDAFHLPKLIGLKVYDQHNYLIGTVLELVDVPQGYLLRILRDDNGKTVLIPFIDKFIKSVDETSIHIETIEGLI; from the coding sequence ATGTTGTATTCTATTGGTAAAGTGGTGCAAACCCACGGCATCAAGGGTGAAGTTAAAATTAAACCCCATACAGATTTTGATCGTTTTGTAAAAGGTTTTGATGTTATCATTAAAGACACTAAATACAAAATTCAAACTGTTAGAGAGCAAAAGGATTTATTATTAGTCTCATTTGTAGGCTATCCAACTTTAACTGACGTGGAACACTTAAAACAACAAGAAATTTATACGGATGAAGAGCCTCTTGATTTAGAATCAGATGCATTTCATCTGCCCAAATTAATTGGTCTTAAAGTATATGATCAACATAATTATTTGATTGGAACAGTCTTAGAATTAGTGGATGTACCACAAGGTTATCTCCTAAGAATTCTTAGAGATGATAACGGTAAGACAGTGCTTATACCGTTTATAGATAAATTCATTAAATCAGTTGATGAAACATCTATTCACATTGAAACGATAGAAGGTTTAATATGA
- a CDS encoding KH domain-containing protein — protein MAVDFAKLIKQIVTPLVVSPDDVSVKVLSEDDQIVHIQLLVNEQDLGRVIGKGGKIATAIRTIVYAGASKVGKRVHLHIDTY, from the coding sequence ATGGCAGTAGATTTTGCAAAGTTAATCAAACAAATAGTTACGCCATTAGTGGTTTCCCCAGATGATGTTTCTGTAAAAGTATTATCAGAAGATGATCAAATCGTTCATATTCAATTACTTGTAAATGAACAAGATTTAGGTCGTGTAATTGGTAAAGGTGGAAAGATTGCAACTGCAATCCGTACCATCGTTTATGCAGGTGCATCTAAAGTTGGTAAACGTGTCCATTTACACATCGATACGTATTAA
- the rpsP gene encoding 30S ribosomal protein S16, with translation MAVKLRLQRFGNHKRPFYRIVAADAKAPRDGKFLEIVGTYEPIKGAVAVDSEKVQAWMNNGAQPTDTVKSLFKKFNVLNK, from the coding sequence ATGGCAGTTAAATTACGTTTACAACGTTTTGGTAATCATAAACGTCCATTCTACAGAATTGTAGCAGCTGATGCTAAAGCACCAAGAGATGGAAAATTCTTAGAAATAGTTGGAACTTATGAACCAATCAAAGGCGCTGTAGCAGTTGATAGCGAAAAAGTTCAAGCTTGGATGAATAACGGTGCACAACCTACAGACACAGTAAAGAGTTTATTCAAAAAGTTTAATGTTTTAAACAAATAA
- a CDS encoding DUF2129 domain-containing protein, with the protein MEIKRCAFIVDFKGKEVPKRLSKMDVNLTYISKKFNYAIVYLDEAKGEKLLVNHLKNVKGFIGVTPSLFYDENANI; encoded by the coding sequence ATGGAAATAAAAAGATGTGCATTTATAGTCGACTTTAAAGGTAAAGAAGTACCTAAAAGATTAAGTAAGATGGATGTGAATCTAACTTACATCTCTAAAAAATTTAATTACGCGATTGTATACCTTGATGAAGCTAAGGGTGAAAAGCTTTTAGTCAATCATCTAAAGAATGTTAAAGGGTTTATTGGGGTAACTCCTTCACTATTTTATGACGAAAATGCCAATATATAA
- a CDS encoding pseudouridine synthase yields the protein MRLDKFLSNLNYGSRKEIKLMVKNGLVKVGNLTVKSSDVKIDPNYDKIFVNGTEVIYKENVILSFYKPAGYLSSHKAEIYPSLFELIGAPYNQYDLKIAGRLDYDSEGLVILTTSGDLVHQITHPKKKIRKVYEAKLDKHFNESSKLKLLQGVEIMGEDGMPYIGIALDLHYKEDVAYITIDEGKFHQVKKMFLEVGFLVTNLKRIQIGALTLDLEPGTYKEIEENDIFGR from the coding sequence ATGAGACTAGACAAATTCCTCTCTAACTTAAATTATGGGAGTAGAAAAGAAATTAAATTAATGGTTAAAAACGGGCTTGTTAAAGTGGGTAATTTAACCGTTAAATCATCCGATGTTAAAATTGACCCAAATTATGATAAAATATTCGTTAATGGCACCGAAGTCATTTATAAAGAAAATGTCATACTTTCCTTTTATAAACCTGCAGGCTATTTATCAAGTCATAAAGCAGAAATTTACCCATCATTATTTGAACTAATCGGTGCACCTTATAATCAATATGATTTAAAGATCGCAGGTAGATTAGATTATGATTCTGAAGGGTTAGTCATTCTTACAACGAGTGGTGATTTGGTTCACCAAATCACACACCCTAAGAAGAAAATCAGAAAAGTATATGAAGCTAAACTCGATAAACACTTTAACGAGTCATCCAAGTTAAAACTACTTCAAGGTGTTGAAATTATGGGTGAAGATGGCATGCCTTATATCGGTATAGCACTAGACCTACATTATAAGGAAGATGTTGCATATATAACCATTGATGAAGGTAAATTTCATCAAGTTAAAAAGATGTTTTTAGAAGTTGGGTTTTTGGTGACTAATTTAAAGAGAATTCAAATTGGTGCTCTAACACTTGATCTAGAACCGGGAACATATAAAGAAATTGAAGAAAACGATATATTTGGAAGGTAA
- the def gene encoding peptide deformylase, which yields MIKMNHIIREGHPSLTTPSKPVLLPLSQKDIDLGKSLIEYVKNSQDDAMVKKHRLRPSVGLAAPQINELKRMFAMHVEDMDGTLYSYVMINPEIVGHTHEETYLPGGEGCLSVDRATSGLTPRYYGIMVRGYHLDFESLTAKPIELTLEGYPAIVFQHEYDHLDGIMFTSKLYPNLPNAFPLFETSEEESEPIAE from the coding sequence ATGATTAAAATGAACCATATCATTAGGGAAGGACACCCTAGTTTAACAACCCCATCAAAACCCGTCCTATTACCATTATCTCAAAAAGATATAGATTTAGGTAAATCTCTAATAGAATATGTGAAAAATAGTCAAGATGATGCAATGGTTAAAAAACATCGCCTTCGCCCATCTGTTGGACTAGCTGCACCACAAATTAACGAATTAAAAAGAATGTTTGCTATGCATGTAGAAGATATGGACGGTACCCTTTATTCTTACGTGATGATTAACCCTGAAATTGTTGGTCATACTCACGAAGAAACCTACCTACCTGGTGGTGAAGGATGTCTTTCAGTAGACCGTGCAACAAGTGGTTTAACACCAAGATACTACGGTATCATGGTAAGAGGCTATCATCTTGATTTTGAAAGCTTAACGGCTAAACCAATTGAGTTAACCTTAGAAGGTTATCCTGCAATTGTATTCCAACACGAATATGATCATTTAGACGGTATTATGTTTACATCTAAATTATATCCTAACTTACCAAATGCATTCCCGTTATTCGAAACATCTGAGGAAGAATCAGAACCGATTGCTGAATAA
- a CDS encoding beta-N-acetylhexosaminidase, with protein sequence MLSIKNLDLKYQNGFSLVAEKLGIELGDNGLVVHVALAPHLSVEKTSTHLNIQISSHNELYVALRVFKENEDKATFKIDYPKKIKNLTFMLDASRNAVATTETVKDYLLNLVIFGYDALQLYTEDTFEMEGEPFFGYMRGAYTKVELQEIEEFAEELGMELVPCIQTLAHLNAITRYRQYGHLFDTLDILLVGEEKTYEFIEKMIQTVATTFKSKKINIGMDEAYMLGRGKYLDKNGYQNRFEIMVKHLRRVLDICKKYGLEPMMWSDMFFAQGWGDYYNKEKQIPQSTIDQVPKEVSLVYWDYYHTDVDHYEKMIEKHQAFNNPIYFAGGAWKWIGFTPDNRFSLAANKASMIACANKGVDNVIITSWGDNGAEASPFSILPSLAYNGVLKYGHQEIDDAFKHTFKVVTKVDFDAFMLIDSANQLTNNLAHKSTANKHFLYNDILLGLLDSTTEAHYPKIYTKHVNKMKKQMDNYGEYRYIFETQFALLKVLKKKVLLGVELRGSYQRKDKDGLLKSLRDLKQTKKLIVEFKDAFMKQWYLENKAFGYEIQDLRIGGILQRIDTAILKLNQYLNGQITRIEELEVEVLDYYGNKDVVQKSHNIAEFRYKPVVSVGVTV encoded by the coding sequence ATGTTAAGTATCAAAAACTTAGATTTAAAATACCAAAATGGATTTAGTCTTGTAGCAGAAAAGTTAGGTATAGAGCTTGGTGATAATGGACTTGTGGTTCATGTAGCATTAGCACCACATTTAAGTGTGGAAAAAACATCGACACACTTAAATATTCAAATCAGCTCACACAATGAACTCTACGTAGCTTTAAGAGTATTTAAAGAAAACGAAGATAAGGCAACATTTAAAATAGACTATCCAAAAAAGATTAAGAACTTAACGTTCATGTTAGATGCATCAAGAAATGCAGTAGCAACCACAGAAACAGTGAAAGACTATCTATTAAACTTAGTTATCTTTGGTTATGATGCACTTCAACTTTATACAGAAGATACATTTGAAATGGAAGGTGAACCTTTCTTTGGCTATATGCGCGGTGCATATACCAAAGTAGAACTTCAAGAAATTGAAGAGTTTGCTGAAGAGTTAGGTATGGAGTTAGTACCTTGTATCCAAACACTAGCTCATTTAAATGCCATTACAAGATATCGTCAATACGGTCATTTATTTGATACCTTAGATATTTTATTAGTAGGTGAAGAAAAAACCTATGAGTTCATCGAAAAGATGATTCAAACAGTTGCAACTACCTTTAAATCTAAAAAGATTAACATTGGTATGGATGAGGCTTACATGTTAGGTCGTGGTAAATACCTAGATAAAAATGGTTATCAAAATAGATTTGAAATCATGGTTAAACACTTAAGAAGAGTACTAGATATTTGTAAAAAATACGGGTTAGAACCTATGATGTGGTCAGATATGTTCTTTGCTCAAGGTTGGGGAGATTACTACAACAAGGAAAAACAAATTCCTCAATCAACCATTGATCAAGTACCTAAAGAAGTTAGTTTAGTTTATTGGGACTATTATCATACGGATGTCGATCATTATGAAAAAATGATTGAAAAACATCAAGCATTTAATAACCCAATTTATTTTGCAGGTGGTGCATGGAAATGGATTGGATTCACACCGGATAACCGTTTTAGTTTAGCAGCAAATAAAGCAAGTATGATTGCTTGTGCAAATAAAGGTGTAGATAATGTCATTATCACCTCATGGGGCGATAATGGAGCAGAAGCATCACCGTTTTCAATTCTACCTTCACTTGCTTATAATGGTGTATTGAAATATGGACACCAAGAGATTGATGATGCATTTAAACATACATTTAAAGTGGTTACCAAAGTAGACTTTGATGCCTTCATGCTAATTGATAGTGCGAACCAACTCACAAATAACTTAGCACACAAATCAACTGCAAATAAACACTTCCTATATAATGACATCTTACTAGGACTACTAGATTCAACGACAGAAGCACACTATCCTAAAATCTATACAAAACATGTCAATAAGATGAAAAAACAAATGGATAACTATGGTGAATATAGATATATATTTGAAACTCAATTTGCCCTGCTCAAAGTCTTAAAGAAAAAAGTGTTATTAGGTGTTGAACTTAGAGGTTCGTATCAACGAAAAGATAAAGATGGTTTATTAAAATCCTTACGCGATCTAAAACAAACTAAAAAACTAATTGTTGAATTTAAAGACGCCTTTATGAAACAATGGTATCTAGAAAATAAAGCATTTGGTTATGAGATTCAAGATTTAAGAATTGGTGGTATCTTACAAAGAATAGATACAGCCATACTTAAATTAAACCAATATCTAAATGGTCAAATCACACGTATTGAAGAACTTGAAGTTGAAGTACTTGATTACTATGGAAATAAAGATGTGGTACAAAAATCACACAACATTGCAGAGTTTAGATATAAACCAGTTGTCTCTGTTGGTGTTACAGTTTAA